In Wolbachia endosymbiont (group B) of Germaria angustata, the following are encoded in one genomic region:
- a CDS encoding DegQ family serine endoprotease — protein MKIILSIFAYFLISFSSYANLFAKTVADSVCNCNQGLADTVEELIPAVVNISSEQIVKQENNSRTKIPFTPRNNFFDDFREFFEHFDQFFDRAPSVNREVTLLGSGFIIDKSGTIVTNYHVIKNAQDITVTMNDNTYFKAEVLGYDAKTDLAVLKINSDKDLPFVEFGNSDKARVGDTVIAIGNPFGLGGSVSTGIISARSRDISIGTMNEFIQTDAAINRGNSGGPLFHLNGKVIGINTAIYSPSESGGNVGIGFAIPSNLAISIIDTLKSGKKIKHGWLGVQVQPITKEFAESLGLKDIKGALVASVVKGSPAEKGGIKVGDILLEFDGKKIDRMTQLPHMVSRTEPGKKVQVKLLRKGKEVNIKVAIEESTNDDSGNNQEENKSTSSYISGLTVSNLPKELKNNAPTKGVVVTSVDSSSNSTLRVIKKGDIIIQLDGIDIENTNDFQKQIDSAVKKDGKDSVMLLIYRNGNQFFTSIKLKK, from the coding sequence ATGAAAATTATTTTATCTATATTTGCATATTTTTTAATTTCATTTTCTTCATATGCTAATCTGTTTGCAAAAACAGTTGCAGATTCTGTATGCAATTGCAACCAAGGTCTTGCTGACACAGTGGAAGAACTGATTCCTGCAGTTGTAAATATTTCAAGTGAGCAAATAGTTAAGCAAGAGAATAACAGTAGAACTAAAATTCCTTTTACACCAAGAAATAATTTCTTTGATGATTTTAGAGAATTTTTTGAGCATTTTGATCAATTTTTTGATAGAGCTCCTAGTGTTAACAGAGAGGTGACATTGCTTGGCTCTGGATTTATTATAGATAAAAGTGGAACCATAGTAACCAACTATCACGTTATTAAAAATGCTCAAGATATTACAGTTACTATGAACGATAATACTTATTTCAAAGCAGAAGTTTTAGGCTATGATGCAAAAACTGACCTTGCTGTGCTTAAGATTAATTCTGATAAAGATCTTCCTTTTGTTGAATTTGGTAATTCTGATAAAGCAAGAGTTGGTGATACAGTTATTGCAATAGGTAACCCATTTGGTTTAGGTGGCTCTGTGAGTACAGGAATTATATCTGCAAGATCTAGAGACATTAGTATTGGTACTATGAATGAATTTATTCAAACTGATGCTGCAATTAACAGAGGCAATTCAGGAGGACCACTATTTCATCTCAATGGAAAAGTTATAGGTATTAATACTGCTATTTATTCCCCATCTGAGTCTGGTGGTAATGTTGGTATAGGCTTTGCTATACCATCTAATCTAGCTATTTCAATTATTGACACATTAAAAAGTGGTAAAAAAATAAAACATGGTTGGCTTGGTGTGCAAGTTCAGCCTATAACAAAAGAATTTGCTGAATCCTTGGGTTTAAAAGATATCAAAGGTGCATTAGTTGCAAGCGTAGTAAAGGGCAGTCCTGCAGAGAAAGGAGGAATCAAAGTAGGTGATATACTATTAGAATTTGACGGCAAAAAAATTGATAGAATGACGCAATTACCTCATATGGTTTCACGAACTGAGCCCGGAAAGAAAGTACAGGTTAAGTTACTTAGAAAAGGTAAGGAAGTCAATATCAAGGTTGCAATCGAGGAATCTACAAATGATGATTCAGGTAATAATCAAGAAGAAAATAAATCAACATCTAGTTATATAAGTGGTTTAACCGTTTCAAATTTGCCAAAAGAACTAAAAAATAATGCACCCACAAAGGGTGTAGTAGTTACTAGTGTAGATAGTAGTAGTAATTCTACACTACGTGTTATTAAGAAAGGTGATATAATTATTCAACTAGATGGAATCGATATTGAAAATACTAATGATTTTCAAAAACAAATTGATTCAGCAGTAAAAAAAGACGGCAAAGATTCAGTAATGTTGCTTATTTACCGCAACGGCAATCAATTTTTCACCTCAATCAAATTGAAGAAGTAG
- a CDS encoding collagen-like protein: MIDTIDRIPHGYTDGLHVKAYNRESCSIYYELLENRKVLIDPKDIISSKNVSLILEDLKSSPDKRLKIKIGDYLFKESRNIYKIYRSAQVYNLTSGKVGILNDIISAFTRISNTFELFPFHTMESLKAQDTYFAVKKLGNSYVGCISYENSTCKNFYNFNPNSFGYENDNRPGPYPYYYNLENFDNFLEVDVNIQEHINLETEIELLKRRIDRLEHTGVQGPKGKPGKRGQKGDRGFDGAPGPQGNKGDTGSSGAHGSKGDQGPKGEKGNQGTNGITPSINQVVTEFSSNRAHLYPLAAAIMEEDQRNSMGFLERIAHFFGERVKREDSLKALVKGKQGPPGQKGEPGRNGEWGLKGKQGSKGNKGDRGFPGPEGSKGNTGSKGEKGDASSAIEIATELVISKKAELGEAVLNANGIKGENLATQIAGKINLNSQELVNKIDVAKLTEGVVSKLSLEEAKNIIKDTVSQITSDAIKKNNPDPIAFQKDKKFAEKLAKLLVDRSNMSEIEAHNLIKGKVSDWALAKYLLLHSDLNKQAKALEIVKQEIDKEKLVEYLLEYAKLKGDVNAAKTIVENIVHQFFDTQKVGELGRAVLEAKNDQDKKVLVNDPVLREGIAEELRQNPGKIKSPKGDTGTDGLPGAQGPKGEPGIKGEPGINGTKGDIGPKGLDGAMGIKGDRGEKGEIGSKGDKGAPGANGLQGPEGPKGEPGLRGFNGTQGLTGNKGEPGIDGLKGDIGPKGIKGEPGINGTKGDIGPKGLDGAMGIKGDRGEKGAPGANGLPGSKGEDGIGATLADQFLHEIRKAKNETLDAKKAAEAAKNASEGFAKQAKDTEDKAKILHNQTVNLTGEAEDSADQALQSANNAEAFHDSVRDMFCTTNPAYQVCSARRKRRETKKSSVTSGASRPTSFISQVINFFYPAVGQDEYKVKNEIEELNRVTKIIDAVDIVKNFEEVLGETAVKCGISKKSLNFNPVELQSTIINKSLSNDENHNELLKLLCVAAKKSLPDYKQTSKCLATFKDHMEKRLNEQQRAFVNTEKIVADNEQPRSFMSYVSPPSSLSAINQQVVGYLR; the protein is encoded by the coding sequence ATGATAGATACTATTGATCGTATACCTCATGGTTACACAGATGGTTTACATGTTAAGGCATATAATCGTGAAAGCTGTAGTATTTATTATGAACTGCTAGAAAACAGGAAAGTTTTAATAGATCCAAAAGACATAATTAGTAGCAAAAATGTCAGTCTTATTTTGGAAGATCTTAAAAGTTCACCTGATAAAAGACTCAAAATAAAAATAGGAGACTATTTGTTTAAAGAATCAAGAAATATATACAAAATATATAGGAGCGCTCAGGTATATAATTTAACTAGTGGAAAAGTTGGCATATTGAATGATATCATTTCAGCATTTACTCGTATAAGCAATACATTCGAGTTATTCCCTTTTCATACAATGGAAAGCTTGAAAGCACAAGATACCTATTTCGCAGTAAAAAAGTTAGGCAATAGTTATGTTGGTTGCATATCGTATGAAAATAGCACATGCAAAAATTTTTATAATTTTAACCCTAATTCTTTTGGGTATGAGAACGACAATAGACCAGGTCCATATCCTTATTATTATAACTTAGAAAATTTTGATAACTTTTTGGAGGTTGATGTGAATATTCAAGAACATATAAATTTAGAAACAGAAATTGAACTTTTAAAACGCAGAATAGACAGATTAGAACATACTGGTGTACAAGGTCCTAAAGGTAAGCCAGGTAAAAGGGGACAAAAAGGTGATAGAGGCTTCGATGGAGCGCCTGGTCCTCAAGGTAACAAGGGGGATACTGGATCGTCAGGTGCGCATGGATCAAAAGGCGATCAAGGACCTAAAGGAGAAAAAGGGAATCAAGGCACTAATGGAATAACTCCAAGTATTAATCAAGTTGTTACCGAATTTTCTTCTAACAGAGCCCATCTATATCCTTTAGCAGCAGCTATAATGGAAGAAGATCAGCGTAATTCTATGGGATTTTTAGAAAGAATAGCACATTTTTTTGGTGAGCGTGTAAAGCGAGAAGATTCTTTAAAAGCGTTAGTTAAGGGCAAACAAGGTCCTCCAGGCCAAAAGGGCGAACCAGGTCGTAACGGTGAATGGGGGTTAAAGGGCAAACAAGGTTCCAAAGGTAATAAGGGTGACCGGGGTTTTCCTGGTCCAGAAGGTTCTAAAGGAAATACTGGCTCAAAAGGTGAGAAGGGAGATGCCTCAAGTGCTATAGAAATTGCAACTGAATTAGTTATCAGTAAAAAAGCTGAGCTAGGAGAAGCAGTTCTTAACGCAAATGGTATCAAAGGTGAAAATCTTGCAACTCAGATTGCCGGTAAAATTAATCTTAATTCGCAGGAACTTGTGAATAAAATTGATGTAGCAAAACTTACTGAAGGAGTAGTAAGTAAACTTTCTTTAGAGGAAGCAAAAAACATTATAAAAGATACTGTGAGTCAGATAACAAGCGATGCCATAAAGAAAAATAATCCCGATCCTATAGCCTTCCAAAAAGATAAAAAATTTGCAGAAAAGCTTGCTAAACTACTTGTTGATAGAAGCAATATGAGCGAGATAGAAGCTCACAATCTTATAAAAGGTAAGGTGAGCGATTGGGCACTTGCTAAGTATCTTCTGCTTCATAGTGATTTAAATAAGCAGGCAAAGGCTCTAGAAATCGTGAAGCAAGAAATAGACAAGGAAAAATTAGTTGAGTATTTGCTTGAGTATGCCAAATTAAAAGGCGATGTGAATGCAGCAAAAACAATAGTTGAAAATATTGTTCATCAGTTCTTTGACACTCAAAAAGTAGGTGAATTAGGAAGAGCAGTACTAGAAGCAAAAAATGATCAAGATAAAAAAGTGCTGGTAAATGATCCAGTCTTACGTGAAGGAATAGCAGAAGAGTTGAGACAAAATCCAGGAAAGATAAAAAGTCCCAAAGGAGATACTGGAACAGATGGATTGCCAGGTGCACAAGGTCCTAAGGGAGAGCCAGGCATAAAAGGAGAGCCAGGTATAAATGGAACAAAAGGAGATATTGGTCCTAAAGGATTAGATGGAGCCATGGGAATAAAAGGTGATAGGGGTGAAAAAGGAGAGATAGGTTCTAAAGGTGACAAAGGAGCGCCAGGTGCAAATGGATTGCAAGGTCCAGAAGGTCCTAAAGGAGAGCCAGGTCTGAGGGGCTTCAATGGTACACAAGGTCTTACAGGCAACAAGGGTGAGCCCGGTATAGACGGATTAAAAGGAGATATAGGCCCTAAAGGCATAAAAGGTGAGCCAGGTATAAATGGAACAAAGGGAGATATTGGTCCTAAAGGATTAGACGGAGCCATGGGAATAAAAGGTGATAGGGGTGAGAAAGGAGCTCCAGGTGCAAATGGATTGCCAGGTTCCAAGGGAGAAGATGGAATAGGTGCTACATTAGCTGATCAGTTTTTACATGAGATAAGAAAAGCAAAAAATGAAACTCTGGATGCTAAAAAAGCAGCAGAGGCAGCTAAAAATGCTTCAGAAGGTTTTGCCAAACAAGCTAAAGATACGGAAGATAAGGCTAAAATACTACACAATCAAACAGTGAATCTTACAGGAGAAGCTGAAGATTCTGCTGATCAAGCACTGCAATCCGCAAACAACGCGGAAGCATTTCATGATAGCGTAAGAGATATGTTTTGTACAACAAATCCTGCATATCAAGTTTGTAGTGCACGCAGAAAAAGGAGGGAAACTAAAAAATCATCAGTGACAAGCGGAGCAAGCAGACCAACTTCATTTATATCTCAAGTAATAAATTTCTTTTACCCTGCGGTAGGACAGGACGAATATAAAGTAAAAAATGAAATAGAGGAGCTTAATCGAGTGACAAAAATAATAGATGCAGTAGATATTGTAAAAAATTTTGAAGAAGTATTAGGAGAAACAGCTGTGAAATGCGGCATTTCAAAGAAAAGTCTAAATTTTAATCCAGTAGAACTGCAGTCAACCATTATCAATAAGTCATTATCTAATGATGAAAATCATAATGAGTTGTTGAAGCTCTTATGTGTAGCTGCGAAAAAATCATTACCTGATTACAAACAAACTAGTAAATGTTTAGCTACTTTCAAAGATCATATGGAAAAAAGATTAAATGAGCAGCAAAGAGCTTTCGTTAATACTGAAAAAATAGTGGCAGATAATGAGCAGCCAAGGAGTTTTATGAGTTATGTCTCTCCTCCTAGTAGCCTAAGTGCCATTAATCAGCAAGTTGTTGGTTATTTAAGGTAA
- a CDS encoding alpha/beta hydrolase translates to MKETREQTEREFIKTQNGIKIETITLLGKNQNNNQGEKHLIYFIGGNRALSPGKDYSQNWNWATEQGITVHLLNYPGLGLSKNSSLIRSNRVKSGIAVVTNLLEKGIKPDDIILFGDCLGGHVAAEVHKNFKYKDIHLRCIVSNSASSLKQASLYYFGFIVKLKIFLAPIIKLVLKIFDCHWKTYKIVNSITPYTIYFNREGDKTIKQPAQLATEIEKIDQSGRRKDYQKKEIFEDFEEYEGFFKQHTTLRKNDKCIDSKKADKDIHKLPITCLKSSNKTDYTFPELISLYIHITDEYFSKYGSLNNEEKIKAFKESKFYKDFSSCKNSKDFLHNYMKKQEHPLMSFQHVIIESGEKRPFLTSQRRLG, encoded by the coding sequence ATGAAAGAAACAAGAGAGCAAACTGAGAGAGAATTTATAAAAACTCAAAACGGGATAAAAATAGAGACAATTACGCTTCTTGGTAAAAATCAAAACAATAATCAAGGTGAAAAACATCTGATATACTTTATTGGTGGAAATAGAGCGTTAAGCCCGGGTAAAGATTATTCCCAAAATTGGAATTGGGCCACAGAGCAAGGGATAACTGTACATCTTTTGAATTATCCTGGACTTGGTTTAAGTAAAAACAGTTCATTGATACGTAGCAATAGAGTTAAATCTGGTATAGCAGTTGTAACTAACTTGTTGGAAAAAGGTATAAAACCAGATGATATTATATTGTTTGGAGACTGCCTAGGTGGACATGTAGCTGCAGAGGTTCATAAAAATTTTAAGTATAAGGATATACATTTAAGATGCATCGTTAGCAATTCTGCAAGTTCACTTAAACAAGCTTCTCTTTATTATTTTGGATTCATAGTAAAATTAAAAATTTTTCTTGCTCCGATAATCAAATTGGTACTAAAGATTTTTGACTGCCACTGGAAGACATATAAAATCGTAAATTCAATTACTCCTTATACAATCTACTTTAATCGAGAGGGAGATAAAACGATAAAACAGCCAGCGCAACTTGCAACAGAAATAGAAAAAATAGATCAAAGCGGTAGAAGGAAAGATTATCAAAAAAAAGAAATATTTGAAGATTTTGAGGAATATGAAGGCTTTTTTAAGCAGCATACAACATTAAGAAAGAATGATAAATGTATTGATTCTAAAAAAGCTGATAAAGATATACATAAATTGCCAATTACGTGTTTAAAGTCTTCTAACAAAACTGATTACACTTTTCCTGAGTTGATTAGTTTATATATTCACATTACAGATGAATATTTTTCTAAATATGGCTCATTAAATAATGAAGAGAAGATTAAAGCATTTAAAGAAAGTAAATTTTATAAAGATTTTTCAAGCTGCAAAAATTCAAAGGACTTTTTGCATAATTACATGAAGAAGCAAGAGCATCCTTTGATGTCATTTCAGCATGTGATAATAGAATCTGGGGAAAAAAGACCTTTCTTAACAAGTCAAAGAAGGCTAGGGTAA
- the terL gene encoding phage terminase large subunit: MNNINLLKFIELCFQTVVPGCEYNDYQYIKVIADRLEAASAGEARRIIFNMPPRSMKSICVSVAWPAWILGNQPTARIIVASYSRLLSEKHSLDTRCIMQSDWYRKLFPKVELCKDQNTKYKFQTVQRGCRIATSVGGTLIGEGGDFIIVDDPLSPAQALSETFRKRAANWFDQALVTRLNDRKKGVIVLVMHRLHLEGLTGHLLCKPKNIWHHVCLPIIAEDKEIIYSVNNHIPEHEQEIYSRKEGQLLYSLTEGKEEIEMIKAELGSYGFAAQYQQNPLPLSSGIIKREWLKRYKNFPDSLLHVTQSWDTAISTNNTSDFSVCTTWTKVDNTFYLFDVYRAKLEYPKLKEKVLSLAARWKPHAILIEAKASDQQLVQELRKNSDLPIIQIVPHDDKLTRFHRIVPIIESERVFLPNQAVWLSDFEYEILMFPETRHDDQVDSTVQYLQWVRNNIARVVAIRSL; this comes from the coding sequence ATGAACAATATAAACCTTCTCAAATTCATTGAATTATGCTTTCAAACGGTAGTGCCGGGGTGTGAGTATAATGATTATCAATATATAAAAGTCATAGCAGACAGGCTTGAAGCAGCAAGCGCTGGTGAAGCAAGAAGAATAATATTCAATATGCCGCCGCGTTCAATGAAGTCCATTTGTGTAAGTGTTGCATGGCCCGCATGGATACTTGGAAATCAGCCAACTGCAAGAATAATAGTTGCAAGTTATTCTCGGTTGCTTAGCGAAAAGCACTCACTCGATACCAGGTGCATAATGCAATCTGATTGGTATAGAAAGCTATTTCCGAAAGTAGAATTATGCAAAGATCAAAACACTAAATATAAATTTCAAACAGTGCAAAGAGGATGTAGGATTGCAACATCAGTTGGGGGAACATTAATCGGTGAAGGTGGAGATTTCATTATTGTGGATGATCCACTAAGTCCCGCACAAGCTTTGAGCGAAACATTTAGAAAGCGTGCTGCAAACTGGTTTGATCAGGCTTTAGTAACCAGGCTCAACGACAGAAAAAAAGGAGTCATTGTTCTTGTAATGCACAGGTTACACCTGGAAGGTTTAACTGGTCACCTCCTCTGTAAACCAAAAAACATATGGCACCATGTATGTTTACCAATAATAGCTGAAGATAAGGAGATTATTTATTCAGTTAATAATCATATTCCAGAGCATGAACAGGAAATATACTCAAGAAAAGAAGGTCAATTGTTGTATTCCCTAACTGAAGGAAAAGAAGAAATTGAGATGATAAAAGCTGAACTTGGGAGTTATGGTTTTGCTGCTCAATACCAACAAAACCCTCTACCACTTTCAAGTGGTATAATTAAACGAGAGTGGTTGAAGCGCTATAAAAATTTTCCTGATAGCCTCTTGCATGTAACACAAAGTTGGGATACTGCAATTTCAACAAACAATACAAGTGACTTTAGTGTCTGCACTACCTGGACAAAAGTAGATAATACATTCTATTTATTCGATGTATATCGCGCAAAACTTGAATATCCAAAACTTAAAGAGAAAGTTCTATCGCTGGCTGCAAGGTGGAAGCCACACGCAATTTTAATCGAAGCAAAAGCAAGCGATCAGCAATTGGTTCAGGAGCTCAGGAAAAACAGTGATTTACCTATTATTCAAATAGTACCACATGATGACAAATTAACTCGATTTCACCGAATTGTCCCAATTATAGAATCTGAGCGGGTTTTTCTCCCTAACCAAGCAGTATGGCTTAGCGACTTTGAGTATGAGATTTTAATGTTTCCAGAAACCCGTCACGAC
- the hflC gene encoding protease modulator HflC, producing MSSNIKIVFAFIFVVLLIALSNSIFVVQETKQAIVIQLGKVVKDVRDSGLYFKLPFINNVEFLDKRILDLSPDKTPREVITADQKRIIVDAYAKYKIIDPITFYQTVKNESGLVRRLYPVIEAHIRENIGRFSLISLLNEKRSEVMQLIQRGVYSEAGKFGIEIIDVRIKRADLPEENSSAIFRRMQTEREKEAKEIRAEGEQAGQEIRSKADKLKRGIVSSAVKESHEIRGRGYAEATRIYNEAFKVDEEFFNFYRSMKAYSKSFAEGNTKFVLSPNNNFLDILNKGWK from the coding sequence ATGAGTAGTAATATTAAAATTGTTTTTGCTTTTATATTTGTTGTATTATTGATTGCCTTATCTAATTCAATCTTCGTTGTTCAAGAAACAAAACAAGCGATAGTTATACAACTTGGTAAAGTCGTAAAAGATGTTAGGGACAGTGGTTTATATTTTAAGCTACCATTTATAAATAACGTAGAATTTCTTGATAAGAGAATTTTAGATCTAAGTCCTGATAAAACTCCAAGGGAAGTGATAACTGCAGATCAAAAGCGTATTATAGTAGATGCTTATGCAAAATATAAAATAATAGATCCTATCACTTTTTATCAAACTGTGAAAAATGAATCAGGGCTAGTTAGAAGATTATATCCTGTCATAGAAGCTCACATAAGGGAGAATATAGGAAGATTTTCATTAATTAGTTTATTGAATGAAAAGAGATCAGAAGTTATGCAATTAATTCAACGTGGAGTTTATTCTGAAGCTGGAAAATTTGGCATAGAAATAATAGATGTAAGAATTAAGAGAGCAGATCTACCAGAAGAAAATAGTTCTGCAATATTTCGCCGCATGCAAACTGAAAGGGAAAAGGAAGCAAAAGAAATTAGAGCAGAAGGAGAACAAGCTGGACAAGAAATTAGATCAAAAGCTGATAAATTAAAAAGGGGAATTGTCTCTAGTGCAGTAAAAGAATCACATGAAATAAGAGGCCGTGGTTATGCTGAAGCAACTAGAATCTATAATGAGGCATTCAAGGTTGATGAAGAGTTTTTTAACTTTTATCGCTCTATGAAAGCTTACAGTAAATCATTTGCTGAGGGTAATACTAAATTTGTGCTTTCACCAAATAATAATTTCTTAGATATTTTGAACAAGGGATGGAAATAG
- the mutL gene encoding DNA mismatch repair endonuclease MutL → MAIVLLDTKTINRIAAGEVIERPASVVKELVENAIDARSSEIEIKIESGGRNLITVIDDGSGVKKDDLELAFMRHATSKLSDSELIEIKHLGFRGEALPSIAAVSRIKLSSKASKVDQAWSIRYEGGEKIGELVPYPLSIGTYIEVRDLFFATPNRLKFLKTERAETQSIVDIVNNLAMINYGIEFTLISDNKKLLKYAKQTSLFSRLCEVEKEFHENSLQISEEEDGIRLTGYICKPTLNRSNSTQIYTFVNGRPIKDNLLIGAIRYAYHDLIPSNRYPFAALHLEIPYDQVDVNVHPNKSEVRFQNKRLIYEIVRRGLIKVLSKRIDLAETVVSQTEITRNHLSSDPFSRSSLKNEFYGRRSDPFENQLMREFTSPNIETKSLSEHSKSFDYTGMQKSPPRAETTILEKKQTDLIRDYPLGFAHCQIYNTYIIAEVRDKLIIVDQHAAHERLVYECLKEKSSIKRQKLLLPEMVEIKNQAGMEMIKTYKDKLFEMGFEIEIKPENKIIVKEVPAILGTVDTKRMLIDIVDRLTEIEDILPIEDKVNKILATIACYGSIRAGRKMKLEEMNELLRQMEKTPYSGQCNHGRPTYIEMKLSDIEKLFERR, encoded by the coding sequence ATGGCAATAGTTCTTTTAGATACAAAAACCATAAATCGTATAGCAGCAGGAGAGGTAATAGAAAGGCCTGCAAGTGTGGTAAAGGAATTAGTGGAAAATGCAATAGATGCCAGAAGCTCAGAGATAGAAATTAAGATAGAAAGTGGTGGGCGTAACCTCATTACTGTAATCGATGATGGTAGCGGAGTAAAAAAGGATGATTTAGAACTTGCGTTTATGCGCCATGCTACTTCAAAATTGAGTGACAGTGAATTGATAGAGATCAAGCATCTTGGCTTTAGAGGAGAAGCTTTGCCTTCAATTGCAGCAGTAAGCAGAATAAAATTATCATCTAAGGCAAGCAAAGTAGATCAAGCATGGTCTATAAGGTATGAGGGGGGAGAAAAAATAGGAGAGCTTGTTCCTTATCCTTTATCGATAGGAACATATATTGAAGTACGAGATTTATTTTTTGCCACACCAAATAGACTAAAATTTCTCAAAACCGAAAGGGCAGAAACACAAAGCATTGTTGATATTGTAAACAACTTAGCAATGATCAATTATGGAATTGAGTTTACTCTTATCTCCGATAATAAGAAACTTCTTAAGTATGCTAAGCAGACCTCATTATTTAGCAGGCTATGCGAAGTAGAAAAAGAATTTCATGAAAACTCTTTGCAAATTAGTGAAGAAGAAGATGGCATTAGACTTACAGGATACATCTGTAAACCTACTCTCAATCGTAGCAATTCAACTCAGATCTATACATTTGTTAATGGTAGACCAATTAAAGACAATCTACTTATTGGCGCAATCCGTTATGCGTATCATGATCTTATTCCAAGCAATAGATATCCCTTTGCAGCGTTGCACTTAGAGATACCGTATGATCAAGTAGATGTAAATGTGCATCCAAATAAATCAGAGGTAAGGTTTCAGAACAAGAGGCTAATATATGAAATAGTGAGAAGAGGGCTAATAAAAGTATTATCAAAGAGAATAGATCTTGCAGAAACTGTGGTGAGCCAGACTGAGATAACAAGGAATCATCTATCATCAGATCCTTTTAGTAGGTCTAGTCTTAAAAATGAATTTTATGGAAGAAGGTCTGATCCTTTTGAAAACCAGTTAATGAGAGAATTTACTTCTCCAAATATAGAGACAAAAAGCTTATCAGAACATTCAAAATCGTTTGATTATACTGGTATGCAAAAATCTCCTCCGCGAGCGGAAACTACAATTTTGGAAAAGAAACAAACCGATCTAATAAGGGACTATCCACTTGGGTTTGCACACTGTCAAATCTACAATACTTATATTATTGCCGAGGTAAGAGACAAACTAATTATAGTAGATCAGCATGCAGCCCATGAAAGACTAGTATACGAGTGCTTAAAGGAGAAATCAAGTATAAAAAGACAAAAACTTCTTTTGCCTGAAATGGTTGAAATCAAAAATCAAGCTGGAATGGAGATGATTAAAACTTATAAAGATAAACTTTTTGAGATGGGTTTTGAGATTGAAATTAAACCAGAAAATAAGATCATAGTAAAAGAAGTGCCTGCAATCTTAGGAACAGTAGACACAAAGAGAATGCTCATTGATATAGTGGATAGACTAACAGAAATAGAAGATATATTACCTATAGAGGATAAGGTGAATAAAATACTAGCCACAATTGCTTGTTATGGATCAATAAGAGCAGGCAGAAAGATGAAATTGGAGGAGATGAATGAATTATTGAGGCAAATGGAAAAGACACCTTATTCTGGACAATGTAATCACGGAAGGCCAACCTATATAGAAATGAAATTAAGCGATATTGAAAAGTTATTTGAGCGAAGGTGA
- the hflK gene encoding FtsH protease activity modulator HflK has translation MDERNPWNLGKKPSGPSNEDILSKAVSDIRCFFNGLTRNRGKKPYFIIFIVLLFYFCTGFYIVHPSEEGIELTFGKYSNTETSGLRYHFSYPIGKVFKVNVKEVNREEIGISSSYGRDTDRGEGVMLTGDENIVNVNFEVQWRVRDAKDYLFKVRDYKPGFSVKNAAESAMREIIGKNTISFALEGQGRAEISRDTRILLQQILDGYQMGIEILSVQMKKIDPPEKVISSFRDVQSARADKERTINEAYAYSNDIIPRAKGEAIKIKLDAEAYENEIINEAKGNANRFLSLYEEYRQNPSLVKNRIYLETMENIFSKVDKFVITDDLKGMFSYLPLTNLGK, from the coding sequence ATGGATGAGCGTAATCCTTGGAATCTTGGAAAGAAACCGTCAGGTCCAAGTAATGAAGATATTTTAAGTAAAGCTGTGTCTGATATAAGATGCTTTTTTAATGGCTTAACCAGAAATAGAGGGAAAAAACCTTATTTCATCATTTTCATTGTTTTGTTGTTTTATTTTTGTACTGGTTTCTATATTGTCCATCCGAGTGAGGAAGGTATAGAACTTACTTTTGGCAAATATTCCAATACAGAAACATCTGGTTTGCGTTATCACTTTTCCTACCCTATTGGTAAGGTTTTTAAAGTGAATGTTAAAGAAGTAAATCGCGAAGAAATTGGGATAAGCAGCTCTTATGGGCGAGATACAGATCGTGGTGAAGGAGTGATGCTTACCGGAGATGAGAATATAGTCAACGTTAACTTTGAGGTCCAGTGGCGAGTTAGAGATGCCAAAGATTATTTATTCAAAGTGCGGGATTATAAGCCTGGTTTCAGCGTTAAAAATGCTGCTGAAAGTGCTATGAGAGAAATAATAGGTAAAAATACGATCTCTTTTGCACTCGAAGGTCAAGGTAGGGCTGAAATCTCCAGAGATACTAGAATTTTATTGCAACAGATTCTTGATGGATATCAAATGGGTATAGAAATTTTATCTGTTCAAATGAAAAAAATTGACCCACCAGAAAAAGTGATTAGCTCATTTAGGGATGTACAAAGTGCTCGTGCAGATAAGGAGCGTACTATAAACGAAGCATATGCTTACAGTAATGATATTATACCTCGTGCAAAAGGTGAGGCAATAAAGATAAAGTTAGATGCAGAAGCATATGAGAACGAAATAATAAATGAAGCGAAAGGTAATGCAAATCGCTTTTTATCTCTTTATGAAGAATATAGACAAAATCCTTCTCTTGTTAAGAATCGTATTTATCTTGAAACTATGGAAAATATTTTCAGCAAGGTAGATAAGTTTGTTATAACAGACGATCTGAAAGGTATGTTCTCTTATTTACCTCTTACAAATTTAGGGAAATAG